The following coding sequences lie in one Ostrea edulis chromosome 8, xbOstEdul1.1, whole genome shotgun sequence genomic window:
- the LOC130049664 gene encoding integrin-linked protein kinase-like — translation MVKELVSSRADVNLKDDDGKKPLTTSCFEGHITVVEELVREGANVNLRTRDGNSPLISACFGGHPSIVEKLIHSGADINMMNNRGDVPLVTACFKGYLDVVKKLVKAGAHVN, via the coding sequence ATGGTGAAGGAGCTGGTGAGTTCaagggctgatgtcaatctaaaGGATGATGACGGGAAAAAACCATTGACAACTTCTTGTTTTGAAGGACATATAACAGTGGTTGAGGAACTGGTAAGGGAAGGAGCTAATGTTAATCTACGAACTCGAGATGGAAATTCACCACTAATATCTGCGTGTTTTGGAGGACATCCGAGTATTGTGGAGAAGTTGATACATTCGGGGGCCGATATCAATATGATGAATAATCGAGGAGATGTGCCACTGGTCACTGCATGCTTTAAAGGATATTTAGATGTGGTGAAGAAGCTGGTGAAAGCTGGAGCACATGTTAATTAA